A genome region from Candidatus Binatia bacterium includes the following:
- a CDS encoding response regulator codes for MSRKKILIVDDTEWNRDLLVQLLEDDYDLAQAVDGEQAVKATEREKPDLILMDLGMPVMDGWEATRKIKAKGDLKHIPVIAVTSHAMVGDEITAREAGCDDYIAKPVDENELMIKIKKLLG; via the coding sequence ATGTCACGAAAGAAAATCTTGATTGTCGACGACACCGAGTGGAACCGCGACTTGCTCGTCCAGCTTCTGGAAGACGATTACGACCTCGCGCAAGCCGTGGACGGAGAGCAGGCGGTGAAGGCTACGGAACGGGAGAAGCCCGATCTGATACTTATGGACCTCGGCATGCCCGTGATGGACGGTTGGGAGGCGACGCGGAAAATCAAAGCAAAAGGCGATCTGAAGCACATTCCAGTGATCGCGGTGACTTCGCACGCCATGGTCGGCGACGAGATCACGGCGCGCGAGGCCGGCTGCGACGATTACATCGCGAAACCCGTCGATGAGAACGAGTTGATGATAAAGATCAAAAAGCTGCTCGGTTGA
- a CDS encoding endonuclease domain-containing protein, which translates to MRELVEPSSTTLRERARRLRRDQTEAERRLWTRLRARQLCGVKFRRQYPIGSFIVDFCCFEHRLVIELDGGQHARQTAADQRRSAVLVSFGYRVLRFWDNEVMEDIDAVLQQIMQAVDDSKPALDPSPGPSPTGRGSDKENATKQGRSRQGQI; encoded by the coding sequence GTGAGGGAACTGGTGGAACCAAGCTCCACAACTCTCAGGGAACGAGCTCGCCGACTGCGTCGTGATCAAACCGAGGCGGAGAGAAGACTGTGGACCCGTCTCCGTGCACGTCAGCTTTGTGGCGTTAAATTTCGCCGCCAGTATCCAATCGGCTCCTTCATCGTCGACTTTTGCTGCTTTGAACATCGTTTGGTCATAGAGCTCGACGGGGGGCAGCACGCTAGGCAGACTGCTGCGGACCAGAGGAGGTCAGCCGTCCTGGTTTCTTTTGGCTACAGAGTCTTACGCTTTTGGGACAACGAAGTGATGGAAGATATCGACGCGGTTTTGCAACAGATCATGCAGGCCGTAGACGACTCGAAGCCTGCGCTTGACCCCTCACCCGGTCCCTCTCCCACAGGGAGAGGGTCGGACAAGGAGAATGCAACAAAGCAAGGGAGATCCCGCCAAGGCCAAATCTAA
- a CDS encoding ATP-binding protein, whose amino-acid sequence MQQRLLRLGRIFRRRPRGRLVRDYFLISVVLVGGGLIASGLVEIYFRYQESREQLGLYQREVAAGAAFKIERFVQEIHNTLKGATRSREIAPRGLTPEFRFELEKLLLIAPAMTEAIALDENGAIRVQASRLRTVLPEAKKDLSVTPSFKQARQGKSYFGPVHFVRGSEPYMTIAVPIERFAGDVIGVLQAEVNLKYIGDVVSSITVGKAGYAYAVTRSGELIAHPDISLVLQRRNVAQLDQVKAAFQTGPGIPRRNAIVAQNLQGKEVLSSFALIPTLDWAVMLERPIEEAYETLYASMVRTSTLLLIGLGMALFASFFVARRVIQPLGTLRKGVERIGSGELGYRLEVKTGDEIEALADEFNKMTAQLQESYAGLEHKVEERTRELTESLEQQTATSEILGVIASSPTDLQPVLDAIAQRAARLCDANDAQIRLVEDGSMRHVASFGSMEKPGEVMPISQYSVTGRVIIERQTLHVHDLKQELEIRFPDSREYAERFGTRTILVTPLLREGMPIGAITIRRTEVRPFTEKQIALLKTFADQAVIAIENVRLFQEIREKNRDLTEALEQQTATGEVLRVIAGSPTDVQPVLDTVIENAVKLAGAKQGHIRQFDGELLQLVASYGETPEQIATLRASTVKADTRRAFIEKKPAHVLDVQAQVDPSPLAVLTGARTVLAVPLLREGTPIGVISIWRDVVEPFTERQIELVKTFADQAVIAIENVRLFQEIQEKNQQLEAANRHKSQFLANVSHELRTPLNSIIGFTRLVLRKVEGQIADLQKENLQKVLISSEHLLNLINGLLDLAKVESGRMEIYAETFKLDDILRVATSTVEPMLKDGKVRLVTELAPGIPPMKTDRDKLKQVVLNLLSNAVKFTEKGEIKVSAWQENGNLKLTVSDSGIGMKKEALDYIFDEFRQADMSSTRRYGGTGLGLAIVRKFVILMGGDIGVESEAGKGSKFTITLPMIYKQPEGVKAET is encoded by the coding sequence ATGCAACAAAGACTCCTGCGCCTGGGTCGAATCTTTCGCCGGCGGCCGCGCGGGCGGCTGGTGCGCGATTACTTTCTCATCTCCGTGGTGTTGGTCGGCGGGGGATTGATCGCAAGCGGCCTGGTCGAGATCTACTTCCGCTACCAAGAGAGCCGGGAGCAATTGGGTCTCTATCAACGGGAAGTCGCGGCCGGCGCCGCCTTCAAGATCGAGCGCTTCGTTCAAGAGATCCATAATACTTTGAAGGGAGCGACGCGCAGCCGCGAGATCGCGCCCAGGGGACTCACGCCGGAATTTCGCTTCGAGCTGGAAAAACTTCTGTTGATCGCGCCCGCGATGACCGAGGCGATAGCGCTCGACGAGAACGGCGCGATCCGCGTGCAAGCGTCGCGGCTCCGAACCGTGCTTCCTGAAGCGAAAAAAGATCTTTCGGTCACTCCTTCTTTCAAACAGGCAAGGCAGGGCAAGTCGTACTTCGGTCCGGTCCATTTCGTGCGCGGCTCGGAGCCTTACATGACGATCGCCGTGCCGATCGAGCGCTTCGCCGGCGACGTGATCGGCGTGCTCCAGGCCGAGGTCAACCTCAAGTACATCGGCGACGTGGTCTCAAGTATTACCGTGGGAAAGGCTGGATACGCTTATGCCGTCACGCGTAGCGGCGAGCTGATCGCTCACCCGGATATCAGCCTCGTTCTCCAACGACGCAACGTCGCCCAACTCGATCAAGTCAAGGCGGCTTTCCAGACCGGCCCCGGCATACCGAGACGGAACGCCATTGTAGCGCAAAACCTACAAGGCAAGGAGGTGCTGAGCTCTTTTGCGCTGATTCCGACTCTGGACTGGGCGGTCATGCTGGAGCGACCCATCGAGGAGGCTTACGAGACGCTCTACGCCTCGATGGTCCGGACTTCCACTCTGCTCTTGATCGGGCTCGGCATGGCGCTGTTCGCCAGCTTCTTCGTGGCGCGTCGCGTAATTCAGCCTCTCGGTACGCTGCGTAAAGGAGTGGAGCGGATCGGCAGCGGCGAGCTGGGCTATCGTCTTGAGGTCAAGACGGGCGACGAGATCGAAGCTCTTGCAGACGAGTTCAACAAGATGACCGCGCAGCTCCAGGAGTCCTACGCCGGGCTTGAGCATAAAGTCGAAGAGCGAACAAGAGAGCTCACCGAATCTCTGGAACAGCAGACTGCCACGAGTGAGATCTTGGGCGTGATAGCCAGCTCGCCGACGGATCTGCAACCAGTGCTGGACGCTATTGCTCAGAGGGCTGCGCGACTCTGTGATGCGAACGACGCTCAGATCCGGTTAGTCGAAGACGGCTCGATGCGCCACGTGGCTTCCTTCGGCTCGATGGAAAAACCCGGAGAAGTCATGCCGATCAGCCAGTATTCAGTGACTGGCCGCGTCATCATCGAGCGACAAACCCTCCATGTTCACGATCTTAAGCAGGAGCTTGAGATCAGATTCCCGGATTCCAGGGAATACGCGGAGCGCTTTGGCACCCGCACAATTCTGGTCACGCCACTGCTTCGAGAGGGCATGCCTATTGGGGCAATCACAATCCGCCGTACGGAGGTCCGACCTTTCACGGAGAAGCAGATCGCCCTGCTCAAGACGTTCGCCGACCAGGCGGTGATCGCCATCGAGAACGTGCGGCTGTTCCAGGAGATCCGGGAGAAGAATCGCGATCTCACCGAGGCACTGGAACAGCAGACTGCGACGGGCGAGGTGCTGCGCGTCATTGCCGGTTCGCCAACCGACGTGCAGCCCGTGCTCGATACGGTCATAGAAAACGCTGTGAAGCTTGCCGGCGCCAAGCAAGGTCACATCCGCCAGTTCGACGGCGAGCTACTCCAACTGGTTGCCAGTTACGGTGAAACGCCTGAACAGATCGCTACTCTCCGAGCCTCCACTGTCAAGGCAGATACACGGCGCGCATTTATTGAGAAAAAGCCCGCTCATGTACTTGATGTGCAAGCACAGGTTGATCCTTCCCCGCTGGCGGTCCTCACGGGAGCACGAACGGTGCTTGCAGTGCCGCTGCTGCGAGAAGGAACCCCGATCGGAGTCATTTCCATTTGGCGCGACGTTGTCGAGCCGTTCACGGAGCGGCAGATTGAGCTGGTCAAAACCTTCGCCGATCAGGCCGTGATCGCCATTGAGAATGTCCGGTTGTTCCAGGAAATCCAAGAAAAGAATCAGCAGCTCGAAGCGGCCAACCGCCACAAGTCGCAGTTCCTCGCCAACGTAAGCCACGAGCTGCGGACGCCTTTGAATTCCATTATCGGTTTTACCCGGCTGGTGCTGCGTAAAGTCGAGGGGCAGATCGCGGACCTGCAAAAAGAAAATCTGCAGAAAGTTCTTATCAGCTCGGAGCATCTGCTCAACCTGATCAACGGGCTGCTCGACCTGGCCAAGGTCGAGTCGGGCCGAATGGAAATCTACGCCGAGACGTTCAAGTTGGATGACATCCTTCGAGTGGCGACGTCAACCGTGGAACCGATGTTGAAGGACGGTAAAGTCCGTCTGGTTACCGAACTTGCCCCAGGCATCCCGCCGATGAAAACAGACCGCGACAAGCTGAAGCAGGTGGTCCTTAACCTCTTGAGCAACGCCGTGAAGTTCACCGAGAAAGGCGAGATCAAAGTTTCGGCGTGGCAGGAAAACGGCAATCTGAAGCTCACGGTTTCCGACAGCGGGATCGGAATGAAGAAAGAAGCGCTCGACTACATCTTCGACGAGTTCCGCCAGGCGGATATGTCGAGCACGCGAAGGTACGGCGGCACGGGCCTGGGGCTCGCGATCGTCAGAAAGTTTGTGATTCTCATGGGCGGCGATATCGGCGTCGAGAGCGAGGCGGGCAAGGGATCGAAATTCACCATCACGCTGCCCATGATCTATAAGCAACCGGAAGGAGTAAAAGCTGAAACGTGA
- a CDS encoding ABC transporter substrate-binding protein, with the protein MNRKIIICLLTAALPSIVPFAQAQQAKTARIGVLLPGGPLYETIDGLKEGLRELRLEEDKQYSLAIRDTKGDAKAAEEAARNFEREKVNLIYALGSSVVIAAKKATTNVAIVFGMGSDPVVGGLVDSFVKPGGRLTGIHYLVGDLTAKRLEILKEILPKVSRVLTFYDPGNRIAVEAAKLGRTEAQRLGLKFVEKHVASVKELQKALQELKPGEADAYFYTSDARVVSQAQLIIDTARSKRLATMFHERSLVAKGGLASYGQNYYEIGRLSAKYVQKILAGAHPRDLRIETVEDVELAINLKTAKELGLSIPPNVLARANKVIK; encoded by the coding sequence ATGAACAGGAAAATCATCATCTGTCTACTTACCGCCGCGCTACCGTCTATTGTTCCGTTCGCTCAGGCGCAGCAGGCGAAGACCGCTCGCATCGGCGTTCTGCTCCCGGGGGGGCCGTTGTACGAGACGATCGACGGGCTGAAAGAAGGGCTGAGGGAGCTCAGGCTTGAAGAGGACAAGCAATATTCGCTTGCGATTCGGGATACGAAGGGTGACGCGAAGGCGGCGGAGGAGGCTGCGAGGAATTTCGAGCGGGAGAAAGTCAACCTGATATATGCGCTTGGCAGTTCAGTCGTTATCGCGGCGAAAAAGGCAACCACGAATGTAGCGATCGTTTTTGGTATGGGGAGCGATCCAGTTGTCGGCGGACTGGTGGATAGCTTTGTGAAACCCGGAGGAAGGCTTACCGGAATTCACTATCTGGTCGGTGACCTCACGGCGAAGCGTCTGGAGATCCTAAAGGAGATTCTGCCAAAGGTGAGTCGAGTGCTGACATTCTACGACCCTGGCAACCGTATCGCGGTGGAGGCAGCCAAATTGGGCCGGACCGAGGCCCAGCGCCTGGGCCTCAAGTTTGTCGAGAAGCACGTTGCTTCCGTCAAGGAACTGCAGAAGGCGCTGCAGGAACTCAAACCCGGCGAGGCCGACGCTTATTTCTACACCTCGGACGCGAGGGTCGTTAGCCAGGCTCAATTGATTATAGACACAGCGCGGTCCAAGAGGTTGGCGACGATGTTCCATGAGCGGAGTCTCGTCGCCAAGGGCGGGCTGGCCAGCTACGGCCAGAACTACTACGAGATCGGCCGGCTTTCGGCCAAGTACGTGCAAAAAATTCTCGCCGGCGCGCACCCGCGCGACCTTCGCATCGAGACGGTCGAGGACGTGGAGCTTGCGATCAACTTAAAGACTGCAAAGGAGCTCGGTCTCTCGATACCGCCGAACGTCCTGGCGCGAGCGAACAAGGTGATCAAGTGA